The genomic interval CCACAATTTGACCGTTGGGCAGGGTGCGCTCCCCCCACTGGCGGATCCGCTCGGGGGAGGCGAGGCCGATTTTGACGTAGTCAAACCGTTGTTCTAGCTTGGCCATGCTGGGTGTTTTCCTTGAAAGGGCGCTTTTGTCTGGGTTGGGGAGATGGTGTCTGTTCCCAGGAGAGCCTGGTCAGCGTGCTGGGAACAGAGGGGGATGGGCTAGTCCTCTACTTCCTCTAGCTCTTCATCCCGAGCAATGGACTCGTAAGTGGGACGCGAGGGGGTGCGGCGACTGTTGACGTCGGCCATCAGGTCAACCTCGGTATCGCGGCTGGTGCCGTCTTCGCGGGTTTCGACCTTGTGCACAGCGATGTCTAAGCCGAGGGACTGCAGCTCTCGCATCAGCACCTTAAAGGACTCAGGGGTGCCGGGCCGGGGGATCGATTTGCCCTTGACAATTGCGTTAAGGGCCTCGTTGCGCCCCTGCATATCGTCAGACTTCACCGTCAGCAGCTCCTGGAGGGTGTAGGCCGCCCCGAAGGCTTCCAGCGCCCACACTTCCATTTCGCCGAAGCGCTGGCCGCCCTGCTGGGCCTTGCCGCCCAGGGGTTGCTGGGTTACCAGCGAGTAGGGACCTGTGGAGCGAGCGTGGATCTTGTCATCGACCAGGTGCACCAGCTTCAGCATGTAGGCTCTGCCCACCGTAATCGCCTTGTCAAAGGCCTCGCCCGTGCGACCGTCCCGCAGCACAATTTTGCCGGGGTCGTCGGGGTTAAAGATCCAGTCCTTGCCGGTGGTTTCCCGCGCCTCCATCAGCTTGCCGTGGGTGGAGTTGCGGGAGGCCTCTTCCCCGTACATCTCGTCAAAGGGAATCACCTTGAAGCGGGCGTCCAGGTTTTCGGCCGCCCAGCCCAGCAGGCACTCAAACACCTGACCCACATTCATACGAGAGGGTACACCCAGGGGATTGAGGGCGATATCAATGGGGGTACCATCGGGCAGGTAAGGCATGTCTTCGATGGGCAAAATGCGGGAAATAATTCCCTTGTTGCCGTGGCGACCGGCCATTTTGTCGCCCACCTGAATCTTGCGCTTCTGGGCCACGTAGACCCGCACCACCATGTTGGCCCCCGGCGGCAGTTCATCGCCCTGCTCCCGGGTAAATACCCGCACATCGACCACGCGGCCCTTTTCACCGTTGGGCACCCGCAGGGAGTTATCGCGCACATCGCGAGCCTTTTCACCGAAGATGGCCCGCAGCAGTTTTTCCTCCGGAGGCTGGTCCGACTCTCCCTTAGGGGTCACCTTACCGACCAGAATGTCGCCCGACTCAACCCAGGCTCCAATGCGGATGATGCCGGTTTCGTCCAGCTGACGCAGGGCGTCTTCGCCAACGTTGGGGATCTCTCGGGTGATCTCCTCAGGGCCGAGCTTGGTCTGCCGCGCCTCGATCTCAAACTTCTCCACGTGGATGGAGGTGTAGATATCGTCGTACACCAGGCGCTCGCTAAGCAGAATGGCATCCTCGTAGTTGTAGCCTTCCCAGGGCATGTAAGCCACCAGCACGTTTTGCCCCAGGGCCAGTTCGCCCCCTTCGGTGGCCGAGCCATCGGCCAGCACCTGACCCGCCCGCACCTGCTCACCGGGAAACACGATCGGTCGCTGGTTGAGGCAGGTGTCCTGGTTGGAGCGCTGGTACTTCTGCAGCTCGTACTCGTGGACATTGCCCTCGGGATCGCGCACCTTAATTAGATCGGCATCGAGGTAGACGATCTCGCCGTCGGTGCGGCTGATGATCACCATGCCGGAGTCGCGGGCCGCCTGAGCCTCCAGGCCAGTACCCACCAGAGGGCGCTCGGGCTGCAGCAGGGGCACCGCCTGACGCTGCATGTTCGAGCCCATCAGGGCACGGTTGGCGTCATCGTGCTCCAGGAAGGGAATCAGCGAGGTGGCCACCGAGATAATTTGCACCGGCGACACAGCCACGTAGTCCACCTCGGTGGAGTCGGTGGTGGTGAAGTCCTGGCGGTAGCGCACCGGAATTGTATCGCCGATGATGTAACCGTTTTCGTCGGTGGCGATATCTCCAGGGGCCACCCGCAGGTCGTCTTCCTCGTCGGCGGTCATGTAGATGGGCTCGACGTCTTTAAAGACGCGACCACTTTCCGCCTTGAAGAACGGCGTTTCGATAAAGCCAAATTCGTTGACGCGGGCATGGGTGGCCAGGGAGCCAATCAGACCGGCGTTGGGACCTTCCGGCGTTTCGATGGGACAAATCCGACCGTAGTGGGAGGGGTGAATGTCGCGCACGGCGAAACCGGCCCGCTCCCGGGTCAGACCACCGGGGCCAAGGGCGCTGATGCGGCGCTTGTGGGTCAACTCCGCCAGGGGGTTGGTTTGATCCATAAACTGGGACAGCTGGCTGGAGCCAAAGAACTCTTTGATTGCCGCCACCAGAGGTTTGGGGTTGACCAGCGATGCCGGGGTCAGAGAGTCGGAGTCGGAAACGGTCATGCGCTCCCGGATAATCCGCTCCAGGCGATTGAGACCGACCCGCACCTGGTTTTGCAGCAGTTCACCGACGGAGCGCACCCGGCGGTTGCCCAGGTGGTCGATATCGTCGATGGAACCAATATCAAATTCGAGGTTAATCAGGTAGTCGATCGCCGACAGAATATCGGTGGGGGTCAGCACTCGCGTGGCGTCGGGCACGTTGAGGCGCAGCTTGCGGTTGAGCTTGTAGCGGCCCACCCGGCCCAGGTCGTAGCGCTTGGGGTCGGAGAAACGAGAGTGCAGCAGTTGCTCACCACCGGCCACCGTCGGGGGTTCACCGGGGCGCAGCTTGCGGTACAGCTCCAGCAGGGCCTCTTCCTCGCTGAACTGCCCCTCTTTTTCGATGGTTTTTTGGAAGTAGTCGGGGTGGCGCAGGGAGTCAAAGATCTCGTTGTCGGTGAGACCCAGCGCCTTCAGCAGCACCTGGGCTGACAGCTTGCGAGTTTTGTCGATCCGCACCCAGACCAGGTCGTTTTTGTCGGTCTCAAACTTGAGCCAGGCCCCGCGGTTGGGGATCAGGTTGGCGTTGTAGGTGCGGCGGCCATTCTTGTCGGTTTCGGCCTTATAGTAGACCCCAGGACTACGCACGATCTGGTTGACGATCACCCGCTCGGCACCGTTAATGATGAAGGTACCGCGATCGGTCATCAGGGGCAGATCGCCAATAAAGACTTCCTGCTCTTTGATTTCGCCGGTTTCTTTGTTGATCAGCCGAGTGGGCACGTACATCTGCACGGCGTAGGTAGCATCCCGCCGCTTGGCCTCGTCAACGTCGTACTTGGGGCTTTTGAGCTTGTACTGCTTACCCAGGAAGTGCAGCTCTAGCTTGCCGGTGTAGTCGGTGATAGGAGAGAAGCTTTCCAGCTCTTCGATCAGACCCTCTTCTAGAAACCAGCGAAAGCTAGACCGCTGAATCTCGACCAGGTCGGGCAGAACGAAGTTGGGAGGATTTTGGTAAACGGTGGTTTCAGTCATGGGTCTCCTAGTGCAGGTCGGCCAGGGGGAGATGGGTCAGGGTGTAACGACGCATCTCGGGGGGAGCGGGAAAAACTTGGGCGATCGGGATTGGGTGGGCCACGAAGGCCAATTTGGAGCTTGGCATGGGGTGCCCAACTGCGATCGCCCCAGGGTCTCAGGCAAACGGTCTAGCCGTTGGCCGGAACGGTTACCGGTTGGGGGACAGCGGAGAGCCGCTGGGAGGGCTCGGGTAGGTCAGGCAGTTTGAACAGGGTCACAGCATTGCGGGTGGTCAGCTGCGCCAGGGCTTCAAAGTCGACCTGGCGCAGCTCTGCCAGGTAGGCCGCCACATGATAGACAAAGGCCGGCTGGTTGCGACGTTCCTTGCGTCGGGGCTCGGGGCTGAGAAAGGGACAGTCGGTTTCCACCAGCAGGCGATGGGCGGGCACCATTTGAGCTGAGGCTTTGACCTGGTGAGCGTTTTTGAAGGTGACAATGCCGCTGAAGCTGATGTAAAATCCCAGATCAAGGAACCGCTCAGTCTCGGCCGGATTGCCCGCCCAACAGTGCATGACGCCCGTGACAGGGCCAACCTGGCGCTGGAACTGCTCAATCACCTCAGCCGTTGCCTGGGCCGCTTCGCGGCAGTGGACAATGACGGGCAAACCCAGCCGATGGGCAATGGTCAGCTGCTGCCAGAAGGCTTCGCGCTGCACGACTTCGTCATCAGCCTTAAAGAAATCGAGCCCGGTTTCGCCAATGGCGACCACTCGCCGATCGGAGGTAGCCAGCTCGGCAATTTGATCGGCGGTGCCGTTGGTCCACTTGTCCATATCGAGGGGATGTAGCCCCACCGACAGGTACAGCTCTGGAATCCGGTCGGCGATCGCCTGCATGGCCGCAAATTCCCCAGGCTCGACGCAGGAATGCACCAAAGCCAAAACCCCGGCCTGCCTCCAGGCCCGGGTTAGTGCGTCGAGATCCCCAGCAAACGTATCAAAGTTGAGGTGTACGTGGGTATCAACCAAAGGCATAACGAATGCAGCGACAAGAAACGGCAGGCAGCTCTGGCGGGCCTGGAACCCGAGAGAATCCCTTAGGACGCGGCCTCTGTCGCCTCTTGAGCCTTGAGCACCCGAGCCAGACGAGACTTTTTACGGGCACCAGTGTTTGGGTGAAGCACGCCGCGCTTAACGGCCTTGTCGATTTTGCTGTAGGCAGCGGCCATGGTCGCATCGACCTGCTGCTTGGCATCGGCACTGCTGGGGTTGGCACGATAGGCATCCACAGCAGAGAGGTAGTTTTTGGTCAGGGTCTTGACCGCCGACTTGTAGGATCGGTTCTCAAGCCGATTCCGCTCGGTAATTGCAATTCGTTTGAGTGCAGACTTGATGTTTGCCACAGTTCGCCCTAGCTTAACAGGATTAATTGACTCGGATAAAGTATGTTAGCACCAATTGGGACCAAATGGTGCAATTGAATACTGGGGTTGGCTACCAAATTAGTCTGGAGATCGACTAGGATGTTAGAACGCAGGTGTTGACTGCCTTTCCGGGGTGTTTTGCCGCTCCGCAGCGGTGACCCTGGCCCATCGCACCTTGCTGGCTTATCTGGATTCTTGGCTGTAATGCTGCGCATCACCCATCAGCTACCTGAGGCAAGAACAGAGCTACAACGCATCTGTGCCCGCACCCACGACGACCAGGTCGTTCATAAGGAAGCCACAGTTCGAGAAATTTTACATTCGGTTCGACGCCAGGGGGATCAGGCTCTGGTGCAGTACACGGCGGACTTCGACGGCGTGACTTTGGCCGCCGATGGCCTCCGATTTTCGGGTGCTGAGCTGGATGCCGCCTACCAGCAGGTGAGCAAGGGGCTGCTGGATGCCATTCGGCTGGCCTGCAAAAACGTTGAGTCCTTTCACCGCCAGCGGGTGCCCCAGAGCTGGGTTCGCTTCGAGGACAATGGCGTGGTGCTGGGCAAGCGCTACACCCCGGTTGATCGAGCCGGGATCTATGTGCCCGGCGGGCGAGCCTCCTATCCCAGCACTGTGATTATGAATGCGATCCCGGCGCGGGTGGCTGGGGTCGGGCAGGTGGTCATGGTGACGCCCCCCGGTCAGGCCGGTGTGGTCAATCCGGCGGTGCTGGTGGCGGCCCAGGAGGCGGGCATTACCGAAATTTATCGGGTGGGGGGTGCCCAGGCGATCGCGGCGCTGGCCTACGGTACCGAGACGATTCCGGCAGTAGATGTGATTACCGGCCCCGGCAACATCTACGTCACGCTGGCGAAAAAGCTGGTGTTTGGCACCGTCGGCATCGACTCTCTGGCGGGGCCGTCGGAGGTGCTGGTGATTGCCGACCAGAGCGCCAACCCGGCCCACGTGGCCGCCGACCTGCTGGCCCAGGCGGAGCACGACCCGATCGCCGCCGCGATTTTGATCACCACTAGCGAGTCCCTGGCGACTCGGGTGGCCGCCGAGGTTGACCGCCAGCTGGCGGGGCACCCTCGCCAGACCCTGACCGAAAAGGCGATCGCAAACTACGGTCTGGCGGTCGTGGTCGACAGTCTAGAGATGGCCGCAGAGCTATCTAATAGCTTTGCTCCGGAGCACCTACAGCTGGAAGTGGCCGAACCCTGGGACCTGCTAGAGCACATTCGCCACGCCGGCGCGATCTTTCTGGGGCATTCCACCCCTGAGGCGGTGGGCGACTACCTGGCTGGTCCCAACCACACCCTGCCCACCTCAGGGGCGGCCCGCTATGCCTCGCCGCTCTCGACCGAAACCTTTATGAAGCACTCCAGCCTGATGCAGTACTCGCCGGAGGCGCTGCGAGAGGTGGCCGACGCGATCGCGGTGTTGACCGAAACCGAGGGACTCCCCTCCCACGGCGACTCGGTGCAGCGTCGAGTGCAGCCCGAAGCGGGCACCAGCGAGGGTGCGCCCGGCGCCTAGACCAGGCTGTCGCAGGCTGTGTTCTCCCCAGCGTGAGCCCCAGAAGGCGTCTAGAATCAGCACGAATCCCCCGGCCCCTGTGGCACAATTAACGGGTTAACGCTCCTGGGGTCTGGGTAGAGTTGCTATGACGAAGTTTGTGTTTGTGACCGGTGGCGTGGTGTCGAGTATTGGCAAGGGGATTGTTGCCGCCAGCCTGGGCCGACTGCTCAAATCGCGGGATTACTCGGTTTCGATTCTTAAACTGGACCCCTATATCAACGTTGACCCCGGCACCATGAGCCCCTTTCAGCATGGGGAGGTGTTTGTCACCGAAGATGGGGCCGAGACCGACCTCGATCTGGGCCACTACGAACGCTTCACCGACACCGCCATGTCGCGGCTCAACAGCGTCACCACGGGCTCCATCTACCAGGCGGTGATCAACCGCGAGCGGCGAGGCGACTACCAGGGGGGCACAGTGCAGGTGATTCCCCACATCACCAACGAGATCAAGGAGCGCATTCACCGGGTGGCGCGCAACACCAACCCCGAT from Leptolyngbya sp. KIOST-1 carries:
- the hisD gene encoding histidinol dehydrogenase — translated: MLRITHQLPEARTELQRICARTHDDQVVHKEATVREILHSVRRQGDQALVQYTADFDGVTLAADGLRFSGAELDAAYQQVSKGLLDAIRLACKNVESFHRQRVPQSWVRFEDNGVVLGKRYTPVDRAGIYVPGGRASYPSTVIMNAIPARVAGVGQVVMVTPPGQAGVVNPAVLVAAQEAGITEIYRVGGAQAIAALAYGTETIPAVDVITGPGNIYVTLAKKLVFGTVGIDSLAGPSEVLVIADQSANPAHVAADLLAQAEHDPIAAAILITTSESLATRVAAEVDRQLAGHPRQTLTEKAIANYGLAVVVDSLEMAAELSNSFAPEHLQLEVAEPWDLLEHIRHAGAIFLGHSTPEAVGDYLAGPNHTLPTSGAARYASPLSTETFMKHSSLMQYSPEALREVADAIAVLTETEGLPSHGDSVQRRVQPEAGTSEGAPGA
- the rpoB gene encoding DNA-directed RNA polymerase subunit beta; the encoded protein is MTETTVYQNPPNFVLPDLVEIQRSSFRWFLEEGLIEELESFSPITDYTGKLELHFLGKQYKLKSPKYDVDEAKRRDATYAVQMYVPTRLINKETGEIKEQEVFIGDLPLMTDRGTFIINGAERVIVNQIVRSPGVYYKAETDKNGRRTYNANLIPNRGAWLKFETDKNDLVWVRIDKTRKLSAQVLLKALGLTDNEIFDSLRHPDYFQKTIEKEGQFSEEEALLELYRKLRPGEPPTVAGGEQLLHSRFSDPKRYDLGRVGRYKLNRKLRLNVPDATRVLTPTDILSAIDYLINLEFDIGSIDDIDHLGNRRVRSVGELLQNQVRVGLNRLERIIRERMTVSDSDSLTPASLVNPKPLVAAIKEFFGSSQLSQFMDQTNPLAELTHKRRISALGPGGLTRERAGFAVRDIHPSHYGRICPIETPEGPNAGLIGSLATHARVNEFGFIETPFFKAESGRVFKDVEPIYMTADEEDDLRVAPGDIATDENGYIIGDTIPVRYRQDFTTTDSTEVDYVAVSPVQIISVATSLIPFLEHDDANRALMGSNMQRQAVPLLQPERPLVGTGLEAQAARDSGMVIISRTDGEIVYLDADLIKVRDPEGNVHEYELQKYQRSNQDTCLNQRPIVFPGEQVRAGQVLADGSATEGGELALGQNVLVAYMPWEGYNYEDAILLSERLVYDDIYTSIHVEKFEIEARQTKLGPEEITREIPNVGEDALRQLDETGIIRIGAWVESGDILVGKVTPKGESDQPPEEKLLRAIFGEKARDVRDNSLRVPNGEKGRVVDVRVFTREQGDELPPGANMVVRVYVAQKRKIQVGDKMAGRHGNKGIISRILPIEDMPYLPDGTPIDIALNPLGVPSRMNVGQVFECLLGWAAENLDARFKVIPFDEMYGEEASRNSTHGKLMEARETTGKDWIFNPDDPGKIVLRDGRTGEAFDKAITVGRAYMLKLVHLVDDKIHARSTGPYSLVTQQPLGGKAQQGGQRFGEMEVWALEAFGAAYTLQELLTVKSDDMQGRNEALNAIVKGKSIPRPGTPESFKVLMRELQSLGLDIAVHKVETREDGTSRDTEVDLMADVNSRRTPSRPTYESIARDEELEEVED
- a CDS encoding TatD family hydrolase, which codes for MPLVDTHVHLNFDTFAGDLDALTRAWRQAGVLALVHSCVEPGEFAAMQAIADRIPELYLSVGLHPLDMDKWTNGTADQIAELATSDRRVVAIGETGLDFFKADDEVVQREAFWQQLTIAHRLGLPVIVHCREAAQATAEVIEQFQRQVGPVTGVMHCWAGNPAETERFLDLGFYISFSGIVTFKNAHQVKASAQMVPAHRLLVETDCPFLSPEPRRKERRNQPAFVYHVAAYLAELRQVDFEALAQLTTRNAVTLFKLPDLPEPSQRLSAVPQPVTVPANG
- the rpsT gene encoding 30S ribosomal protein S20 — protein: MANIKSALKRIAITERNRLENRSYKSAVKTLTKNYLSAVDAYRANPSSADAKQQVDATMAAAYSKIDKAVKRGVLHPNTGARKKSRLARVLKAQEATEAAS